The Acidobacteriota bacterium genome has a segment encoding these proteins:
- a CDS encoding YfhO family protein — translation MPPWSLLDLVPGLYFAACAAAGLWALKRWFDALPKATTGLFLALVLALFGQELFGGQILLPVDNLRGFHPFRQLTPADPPGNHLQGDQIALFTPLAASARRALAAGRWPLWDADSGAGLPLLAIPETQLFHPFRLIALPLPLERAAGVVASLQVLTALSFAFLFFRRLGSSPSAATFAALAFGLGGFIQLWLGWPRGAVGALLPAVLYAVLRICDRGSRRDHALLIVTVLGILGAGDPEVAGYALVAAIGWLIFRLAHSAPAARPAIGRRALFAGLLAATITAPLLLPQSHWTSETTEAHVVRERSRNAQQQDPLGLTTLGTAEKRRQAFQEATARLKPLVAAGAYQEHRQALYPGPVNRNEDAAAFVGTTSLLLALLVVVTGGARRGNGFWIASGALAFCAILGLPPLPQLLDGLWPFGPSASFHRRLALFLALATAALAAHALDRLDRSRGRATLVAGGLGLAIWWGTPAGEAMWPALAVLILAWALLLGCPRRYRALALGILLTAELLLLHGGANPAMPRHLYFPTPPTIEFLQQARQQEPGSRLAATHRVLLPRMASIYGLGDVRPGRLQPEIYARLAGFLSAPEVDLDDPRLDLLGVRWLLTAPDADLPGEPSFGDASGQIWERPNPLPRLFLPPATELVGDQPWAQRLASLDPHRTALVRAGPERDTPWQASHHAASALEFRAVDDQRLTARIDLAEERLMASSIYQDGGWRLLVDGRRHPTQLANGPLLAAWLPAGDHSLELLYRPRRFLLGMLLAALGSAIAAAWLGAPKGRPTAV, via the coding sequence ATGCCACCCTGGTCGCTTCTCGATCTCGTTCCGGGCCTCTACTTCGCGGCCTGTGCCGCTGCCGGCCTGTGGGCTTTGAAGCGCTGGTTCGACGCCCTTCCCAAAGCCACCACCGGACTCTTTCTCGCCCTGGTGCTGGCGCTCTTCGGACAAGAACTCTTCGGCGGCCAGATCCTCTTGCCGGTGGACAACCTGCGCGGCTTCCACCCCTTTCGCCAGCTCACCCCCGCGGATCCTCCCGGAAATCACCTCCAAGGCGACCAGATCGCCCTCTTCACTCCACTGGCGGCGAGCGCGCGCCGGGCCCTGGCGGCAGGACGCTGGCCGCTGTGGGATGCCGACAGCGGTGCTGGCCTGCCGCTGCTGGCGATCCCCGAGACCCAGCTCTTCCACCCCTTCCGGCTGATCGCCCTGCCGCTGCCCCTCGAGCGGGCCGCCGGCGTCGTCGCCAGCCTCCAGGTACTCACCGCCCTGAGCTTCGCTTTCCTGTTCTTCCGCCGCCTCGGCAGCTCTCCGTCCGCCGCCACCTTCGCGGCCCTCGCCTTTGGCCTCGGCGGCTTCATTCAGCTCTGGCTCGGCTGGCCCCGGGGCGCCGTCGGCGCCCTCCTCCCGGCCGTGCTCTACGCCGTGCTGCGAATCTGCGATCGTGGCAGTCGCCGCGACCACGCCCTGCTGATCGTGACGGTGCTCGGCATTCTGGGCGCCGGCGACCCGGAGGTCGCCGGCTACGCCCTCGTCGCCGCCATCGGCTGGTTGATCTTCCGCCTCGCCCACTCGGCTCCGGCGGCGCGCCCAGCGATCGGCCGGCGAGCCCTCTTCGCCGGACTCCTGGCGGCCACCATCACCGCTCCGCTCTTGCTCCCGCAGTCCCACTGGACCTCGGAGACCACCGAAGCCCACGTGGTGCGAGAACGCAGCCGCAACGCCCAGCAGCAGGATCCTCTCGGGCTCACCACCCTCGGCACCGCGGAAAAGCGTCGCCAGGCCTTCCAAGAGGCCACCGCCCGCCTCAAGCCGCTGGTCGCGGCCGGGGCCTATCAGGAGCACCGCCAGGCCCTCTATCCCGGCCCCGTCAACCGCAACGAGGATGCCGCCGCCTTCGTCGGCACGACCAGCCTGTTGCTCGCTCTGCTGGTAGTCGTGACCGGCGGAGCGCGGCGCGGCAACGGCTTCTGGATCGCTTCCGGCGCCCTGGCGTTCTGCGCCATCCTGGGGCTGCCACCGCTGCCCCAACTGCTCGACGGACTTTGGCCCTTCGGCCCGTCGGCGAGCTTCCATCGCCGCCTCGCCCTGTTCTTGGCGCTGGCGACGGCAGCCCTCGCCGCCCACGCCCTCGATCGCCTCGACCGGTCCCGCGGCCGGGCGACGCTGGTGGCGGGTGGTCTCGGGCTGGCGATCTGGTGGGGTACTCCGGCCGGCGAGGCGATGTGGCCAGCGCTGGCAGTCCTGATCCTGGCCTGGGCGCTGCTCCTCGGCTGCCCGCGACGCTACCGCGCCCTCGCCCTCGGCATCCTGCTCACGGCGGAGCTCCTGCTGCTCCATGGCGGCGCCAATCCGGCCATGCCGCGACACCTCTACTTCCCGACGCCGCCGACGATCGAGTTCCTGCAGCAGGCCCGCCAACAGGAGCCCGGCAGCCGCCTCGCCGCCACCCACCGCGTCCTGTTACCGCGCATGGCCAGCATCTACGGCCTCGGCGACGTGCGCCCGGGTCGACTCCAGCCCGAGATCTACGCGCGCCTCGCCGGCTTTCTATCGGCACCCGAGGTCGACCTCGACGACCCTCGTCTCGACCTCCTCGGGGTGCGCTGGCTGCTCACCGCACCGGACGCCGATCTCCCCGGCGAGCCCTCCTTCGGCGATGCCAGCGGGCAAATTTGGGAACGCCCGAATCCCCTGCCCCGGCTCTTCCTGCCACCGGCGACGGAGCTTGTCGGCGACCAGCCTTGGGCTCAGCGCCTGGCCAGCCTCGATCCCCATCGGACGGCTCTGGTCCGTGCCGGCCCGGAACGCGATACCCCCTGGCAGGCCAGCCACCACGCAGCATCCGCTCTCGAGTTCCGAGCCGTCGACGACCAACGGCTGACGGCCCGGATCGACCTCGCGGAGGAGCGGCTGATGGCCAGCTCGATCTACCAGGACGGCGGCTGGCGCCTGCTGGTCGATGGACGCCGACACCCCACCCAGCTCGCCAACGGCCCGCTGCTGGCGGCCTGGCTGCCGGCGGGCGATCACTCCCTGGAGCTGCTCTATCGCCCGCGGCGCTTCCTCCTCGGCATGCTCCTCGCCGCCCTCGGCAGCGCGATCGCAGCCGCCTGGCTGGGCGCCCCCAAGGGCCGGCCGACGGCCGTCTGA